In the genome of Pseudomonas sp. P5_109, one region contains:
- a CDS encoding YhbY family RNA-binding protein: MPLTQEQKKQYKSIGHHLKPVLIVADNGLTEGVLAELERALADHELIKIKLNILDRESRLASIAELCKVGKADLVQVIGKMALIYRKNFSVNKQLSNVHRFK; this comes from the coding sequence ATGCCGCTCACTCAAGAGCAGAAGAAACAGTACAAATCCATTGGCCACCATCTGAAACCAGTTTTGATTGTGGCAGATAATGGTTTGACTGAAGGTGTGTTAGCCGAACTCGAACGCGCTTTGGCGGATCACGAGCTGATCAAGATCAAGCTCAACATCCTCGATCGTGAATCGCGCCTGGCGTCCATTGCAGAGCTCTGCAAGGTCGGCAAAGCGGACCTGGTCCAGGTCATCGGCAAGATGGCACTGATCTACCGCAAGAACTTCAGCGTCAACAAGCAGCTGTCGAACGTCCATCGTTTCAAGTGA